From one Bordetella genomosp. 9 genomic stretch:
- a CDS encoding sensor histidine kinase: protein MRAWRALAAQHDSLRVRLLCAMLIGIVAFGGAWYSLRAWDMKRPETGYLDERLRDIARQIVESIPRTLSPHDSIAAYSLPDSEADPKGDMLFQVWHMPSGKLILRSPRAPDLPMKPSFSEGFSSIDADNETRRVYALSDRTGTIQVQTAKGQSELAATYKAWVREGVFAAIGIFLLLAIIMWTAVHLSLRALDQARDVIARRSPFDNSPLRQDGLPSEIRPFVVAINQLLERQEAALARERQLIADAAHELRTPLAAIQAQAQRATSSHDIDTTRAEAAKLQAAAARAARIVEQLLDQARLDSDEALPMEDVDLADIVDLVVRDFEGKAAHKSQKIAIAAESCPVRGNIDALGILLGNLVDNAVRYTPEQGHIKVSCGLDHGAPVLAIADDGPGIPSAYRRRVYDRFFRVPGRTEGGTGIGLSLVARIARLHAAELVEMPVVRGFHLTVRFPARIDGALKVS from the coding sequence ATGAGGGCCTGGCGCGCCCTGGCCGCGCAGCACGACAGCCTGCGTGTCCGGCTGCTTTGCGCCATGCTGATCGGCATCGTCGCCTTCGGCGGCGCCTGGTATTCGCTGCGGGCCTGGGATATGAAGCGGCCCGAAACGGGCTACCTGGACGAGCGGCTGCGCGACATCGCCAGGCAAATCGTCGAGTCCATCCCGCGCACCTTGTCGCCCCATGACTCCATCGCCGCCTACAGCCTGCCGGACAGCGAGGCGGATCCGAAAGGAGACATGCTTTTCCAGGTCTGGCACATGCCTTCGGGCAAGCTCATCCTGCGCTCGCCCCGAGCGCCTGACCTGCCCATGAAGCCCAGCTTTTCCGAAGGCTTCAGCTCCATCGACGCGGACAATGAGACCCGGCGCGTGTATGCGCTGTCGGACCGCACCGGGACGATACAGGTGCAGACCGCCAAAGGCCAGTCGGAGCTGGCGGCGACCTACAAGGCCTGGGTCAGGGAAGGCGTGTTCGCCGCGATCGGGATCTTCCTGCTGCTGGCGATCATCATGTGGACGGCGGTCCACCTGAGCCTGCGCGCGCTGGACCAGGCCCGCGACGTGATCGCGCGCCGCTCGCCGTTCGACAACTCGCCCTTGCGGCAGGACGGTTTGCCCAGCGAGATCCGCCCGTTCGTCGTCGCCATCAACCAATTGCTGGAACGCCAGGAGGCCGCGCTGGCGCGCGAACGCCAGTTGATCGCGGATGCCGCGCATGAACTGCGCACGCCGCTGGCCGCGATCCAGGCGCAGGCCCAGCGCGCGACGTCGTCGCACGACATCGACACCACGCGCGCCGAGGCCGCCAAGCTGCAGGCCGCCGCCGCGCGCGCCGCGCGCATCGTCGAGCAATTGCTGGACCAGGCCCGCCTGGATTCGGACGAGGCCCTGCCCATGGAAGATGTCGACCTGGCGGATATCGTCGACCTGGTGGTGCGCGATTTCGAGGGCAAGGCCGCGCACAAGTCGCAGAAGATCGCGATCGCCGCGGAAAGCTGCCCGGTGCGGGGGAACATCGACGCCCTGGGCATCCTCTTGGGGAATCTGGTGGATAACGCCGTGCGCTATACGCCGGAACAGGGGCACATCAAGGTGTCCTGCGGCCTGGACCACGGTGCGCCCGTGCTGGCGATCGCCGACGACGGTCCGGGCATACCCTCCGCCTATCGCCGCCGCGTTTACGACCGCTTCTTCCGTGTGCCCGGCAGGACCGAAGGCGGCACCGGCATCGGCCTGTCGCTGGTCGCGCGCATCGCGCGGCTGCACGCTGCCGAGCTGGTGGAAATGCCGGTGGTACGCGGATTCCATCTGACCGTGCGATTCCCGGCGCGCATTGATGGCGCGTTGAAGGTTTCCTGA
- a CDS encoding DJ-1/PfpI family protein: protein MLVFPLVTSLDILGPFEVLARAPDCQAELVWKSREPVRGDTGLVLTPDRSFDDAPQYDVIVVPGGPGQTPLMEDDEVIGFLRRQAAGAELVTSVCTGSLLLAAAGLLDGRKATCHWLSIDQLALFGVEALPDRVVVDGDRITGGGVTSGLDFAFTVLARLRGEGPAKALQLMLEYDPAPPFQSGHPRVAAPELVEQVRASARDMLERRREVSARVARSRGA from the coding sequence ATGCTGGTCTTCCCGCTGGTGACGTCGCTGGACATCCTGGGACCCTTCGAAGTCCTGGCGCGCGCGCCGGATTGCCAGGCCGAGCTGGTCTGGAAAAGCCGCGAGCCCGTCAGGGGCGACACCGGCCTGGTGCTCACGCCCGACAGGAGCTTCGACGACGCGCCGCAGTACGACGTGATCGTGGTGCCGGGCGGACCGGGACAGACGCCGTTGATGGAGGATGACGAGGTCATCGGCTTCCTGCGGCGGCAGGCGGCCGGCGCGGAGCTGGTCACCTCGGTCTGCACCGGGTCGCTGTTGCTGGCGGCCGCGGGACTGCTGGACGGACGGAAGGCCACCTGCCATTGGCTGTCGATCGACCAGTTGGCGTTGTTCGGCGTCGAGGCGCTGCCGGATCGCGTGGTGGTGGACGGGGACCGGATCACCGGCGGGGGCGTGACGTCCGGCCTGGATTTCGCATTCACGGTGCTGGCCAGGCTGCGCGGCGAAGGCCCCGCCAAGGCGCTGCAGCTGATGCTGGAATACGATCCCGCGCCGCCGTTCCAGAGCGGCCATCCGCGGGTCGCGGCGCCCGAGCTGGTCGAGCAGGTGCGGGCGTCCGCGCGCGACATGCTCGAGCGCCGGCGCGAAGTGTCCGCGCGCGTCGCCAGGAGTCGCGGCGCATAG
- the rsmB gene encoding 16S rRNA (cytosine(967)-C(5))-methyltransferase RsmB, translating into MPDPTSSPAAAAPLRDLLAESAAVARAVLAGRSMTDAIAEVPAPLRAGTQALSFHAMRRLGEARALRRILAPRTPPEPLAEALLLVSLTLLLPDTAPSGTSAPVYAPYTVVDQAVQAAAGMPRVEPLKGLVNGVLRSFLRDRDTLLPQLARQIEARWNHPQWWVDKLRSAYPEHWESILAGANIPSPLTLRVNRRRATRQQVLDAFQAAGIGAQPVADMGIMLDQPRPVQRLPGFDDGWWSVQDAGAQLAAPLLGAADGMRVLDACAAPGGKTAHLLELADIDLLALDADAGRLQRVGDNLRRLGLDAPRVALRAADAADLGAWWDGKPFDAVLADVPCTASGIVRRHPDIRWLRRPDDVARTVKLQARIVDALWRTVAPGGRLLYVTCSVFPDEGERQATAFAARHADARRLEAPGQLLPVASGATDTTQHDGFFYALFAKAS; encoded by the coding sequence ATGCCAGACCCGACGTCATCCCCCGCGGCCGCGGCGCCGTTGCGCGATCTCCTTGCGGAAAGCGCCGCGGTCGCGCGGGCGGTATTGGCGGGCCGTTCCATGACCGACGCCATCGCCGAGGTCCCGGCGCCCTTGCGCGCCGGCACGCAGGCGCTTTCCTTCCATGCCATGCGCCGGCTGGGAGAAGCGCGCGCCCTGCGCCGCATCCTGGCGCCGCGCACGCCTCCGGAGCCGCTGGCCGAAGCGCTGTTGCTGGTCAGCCTGACGCTGCTGCTGCCGGATACCGCGCCTTCCGGGACCTCGGCGCCGGTGTACGCGCCTTACACCGTCGTCGACCAGGCCGTGCAGGCCGCCGCCGGCATGCCCCGCGTCGAGCCGCTGAAAGGCTTGGTGAACGGCGTGCTGCGCTCCTTCCTGCGCGACCGGGACACCCTGCTGCCGCAGCTCGCGCGCCAGATCGAGGCGCGCTGGAACCACCCGCAATGGTGGGTGGACAAGCTGCGATCGGCTTACCCGGAACACTGGGAATCCATACTGGCGGGCGCCAACATCCCATCCCCGCTGACCTTGCGGGTCAATCGCCGCCGCGCCACGCGGCAGCAGGTGCTGGACGCATTCCAGGCGGCCGGCATCGGCGCGCAACCGGTGGCCGACATGGGCATCATGCTGGACCAGCCCCGTCCGGTGCAGCGCCTGCCGGGTTTCGACGACGGCTGGTGGTCGGTCCAGGACGCCGGGGCGCAGCTGGCCGCGCCGCTCCTGGGTGCAGCCGATGGCATGCGTGTGCTGGACGCCTGCGCCGCGCCCGGCGGCAAGACGGCCCACCTGCTCGAGCTGGCCGATATCGACCTGCTGGCCCTGGACGCCGACGCGGGCCGCCTGCAGCGCGTGGGCGACAACCTGCGCCGGCTGGGCCTGGACGCGCCGCGCGTCGCGCTGCGCGCCGCCGATGCCGCCGACCTGGGCGCCTGGTGGGACGGCAAGCCTTTCGATGCCGTGCTGGCGGACGTCCCATGCACCGCGTCGGGCATCGTCCGGCGGCACCCGGACATCCGCTGGCTGCGGCGGCCCGACGACGTCGCGCGCACCGTCAAGCTGCAGGCCCGTATCGTCGATGCGCTATGGCGCACCGTGGCGCCGGGCGGCCGGCTGCTGTACGTGACCTGCTCGGTATTTCCCGATGAAGGCGAGCGCCAGGCCACGGCCTTCGCCGCCCGCCACGCCGACGCGCGGCGTCTGGAAGCGCCCGGGCAGTTGCTGCCCGTCGCGTCCGGCGCAACAGACACGACACAACATGACGGCTTTTTCTATGCCTTGTTTGCCAAGGCCAGCTGA
- a CDS encoding DUF4390 domain-containing protein: MPISTRLFVLLLATALSLPWAGIAHAADPKVVNVDPVIRNGKVEIDADIRVELNDQLREAAERGVPLYFTADVVITRSRWWWLDTTVADTNMTWRIVYNALTRQWRAGVGELNLPVQSLDAAMDMVRHIRGWAVADAADLATGVRYDGRLRLRLDTSMLARPFQVNALNSSSWSVATPWKDFDFALADPAGDKR; encoded by the coding sequence ATGCCCATATCCACGCGCCTGTTCGTGCTCTTGCTGGCCACCGCGCTATCGCTGCCGTGGGCGGGGATCGCGCACGCCGCCGATCCCAAGGTCGTCAACGTCGATCCTGTCATCCGCAATGGCAAGGTGGAAATCGACGCCGACATCCGCGTCGAACTGAACGACCAGCTGCGCGAGGCGGCCGAACGCGGCGTGCCGCTGTATTTCACCGCCGACGTCGTCATCACGCGTTCGCGCTGGTGGTGGCTGGACACCACGGTGGCCGACACCAACATGACCTGGCGCATCGTCTACAACGCCTTGACGCGCCAATGGCGCGCCGGCGTCGGCGAACTGAATCTGCCGGTGCAGTCGCTGGACGCCGCCATGGACATGGTGCGCCACATACGCGGCTGGGCCGTGGCCGACGCCGCCGACCTGGCGACCGGCGTGCGCTACGACGGCCGCCTGCGCCTGCGCCTGGATACGTCGATGCTGGCGCGGCCCTTCCAGGTCAACGCCCTGAACAGTAGTTCCTGGTCCGTGGCCACGCCGTGGAAGGACTTCGACTTCGCCCTCGCCGATCCCGCGGGAGACAAGCGATGA
- a CDS encoding response regulator transcription factor: MHILLIEDDPMLGDALCGGLREAGYAVDWMTDAAQARAAVTDHDYGAILLDLQLPHGSGLGILKSVRERYDATPVVILSARDRLSDRIKGLDEGADDYLVKPFPVEELLARLRAVTRRASHRVVPLMRIGDVQVDPARRHVRLAGQPVKLSIHEYRTLVALLERQGHVVTREQLEDAVYGRHGTIESNTVAVYVHQLRRKLGNDLIATVHGFGYRIGEAQP, translated from the coding sequence TTGCACATCCTGCTTATCGAGGACGACCCCATGCTGGGGGACGCCCTATGCGGCGGTCTGCGGGAAGCGGGCTATGCGGTCGACTGGATGACCGACGCGGCGCAGGCGCGCGCCGCGGTCACCGACCACGACTACGGCGCGATCCTGCTGGACCTGCAACTGCCGCACGGTTCCGGCCTGGGCATCCTGAAAAGCGTGCGCGAACGCTACGACGCCACGCCCGTCGTCATCCTGTCGGCGCGCGACCGGCTCAGCGACAGGATCAAGGGGCTGGACGAAGGCGCGGACGACTACCTGGTCAAGCCCTTCCCCGTCGAAGAACTGCTGGCTCGGCTGCGCGCCGTGACCCGGCGCGCCAGCCACCGCGTGGTGCCGCTGATGCGCATTGGCGACGTGCAGGTCGACCCCGCGCGCCGCCACGTCAGGCTGGCGGGCCAGCCGGTCAAGCTCAGCATCCACGAGTACCGCACGCTGGTCGCGCTGCTCGAACGCCAGGGCCATGTGGTGACCCGCGAACAGCTCGAGGACGCGGTATACGGCCGCCATGGCACCATCGAAAGCAATACCGTCGCGGTCTATGTCCACCAGTTGCGCCGCAAGCTGGGCAACGATCTGATCGCCACGGTGCACGGCTTCGGCTACCGCATAGGCGAGGCGCAGCCATGA
- a CDS encoding tripartite tricarboxylate transporter substrate-binding protein, whose translation MNRRRIALQMLGGLALIRPALSIAADAHPGVVRVLVGFPPGATGDRIARVVAPVLAAALQANVVVENRSGAGGQVAVGFAKTGPADGSVLLQTIGSSMVIYPHTYRNLPYDPFQDFVPVGTVATAPIAFACAPTVPAKTLREAIALIRQNPEFGFYGSPASGSVFHFSGVLLQREMDCKFTHVAYRGSAPALADVMSGQIPFAFLATSDILDHHRAGKLKILAVTGDSRTSQLRDVPTFPEEGYKALVSREWFSYFLARNVDAATVARYRSALLALVKDEKVRAPLLAAGLEIGDGDAATLADTMKREYAQWKQVVQEIGFAAD comes from the coding sequence ATGAATCGCAGACGCATAGCCCTGCAGATGCTGGGCGGCCTGGCGTTGATACGCCCGGCACTTTCGATCGCCGCCGACGCCCATCCGGGCGTGGTGCGCGTACTGGTGGGATTTCCGCCCGGCGCGACGGGCGACAGGATCGCCAGGGTGGTGGCGCCGGTCCTGGCGGCCGCGTTGCAGGCCAACGTCGTGGTGGAGAATCGTTCCGGCGCGGGCGGACAGGTCGCCGTGGGCTTCGCGAAGACCGGGCCGGCCGACGGCAGCGTGCTGCTGCAGACCATAGGTTCGTCGATGGTGATCTACCCCCACACCTACCGGAACCTGCCCTACGACCCGTTCCAGGACTTCGTGCCCGTCGGCACCGTGGCCACGGCGCCGATCGCCTTCGCCTGCGCGCCGACGGTGCCGGCCAAGACCTTGAGGGAAGCGATCGCCCTGATCCGCCAGAACCCCGAGTTCGGCTTCTACGGTTCGCCGGCTTCCGGCAGCGTCTTCCACTTTTCAGGCGTGCTGCTCCAGCGCGAGATGGACTGCAAGTTCACGCACGTGGCCTATCGCGGTTCAGCGCCGGCGCTGGCCGACGTGATGTCCGGGCAAATCCCGTTCGCCTTCCTGGCGACCAGTGATATCCTCGATCATCATCGCGCGGGCAAGCTCAAGATACTGGCCGTGACCGGAGACTCGCGCACCTCGCAGCTGCGCGACGTGCCGACGTTTCCCGAAGAAGGCTACAAGGCGCTGGTCAGCCGGGAGTGGTTTTCCTATTTCCTGGCGCGCAACGTCGACGCCGCCACCGTGGCTCGCTATCGAAGCGCCTTGCTTGCCCTCGTGAAGGATGAAAAAGTCCGCGCCCCGCTGCTGGCGGCGGGGCTGGAGATCGGCGATGGGGACGCCGCCACGCTGGCCGACACCATGAAGAGGGAATATGCCCAGTGGAAGCAGGTTGTCCAGGAAATCGGTTTCGCCGCGGACTGA
- a CDS encoding helix-turn-helix domain-containing protein — MEKTTPPARAARRQPSRISEARSRVGLPQADFAELLGVSVRTLQDWEQGRRNPSGAAKTLLQVAMLHPETLRDLPRWHADESGLPPA, encoded by the coding sequence ATGGAAAAAACCACCCCGCCGGCGCGCGCCGCCCGGCGGCAGCCGTCGCGCATCAGCGAAGCGCGCAGCCGCGTCGGCCTGCCCCAGGCGGACTTCGCGGAACTGCTGGGCGTCAGCGTGCGCACCTTGCAGGATTGGGAGCAGGGCCGGCGCAATCCGTCCGGCGCGGCCAAAACCCTGCTGCAGGTGGCGATGCTGCACCCGGAAACCCTGCGCGACCTGCCGCGCTGGCATGCGGACGAGTCCGGCCTGCCGCCCGCCTGA
- a CDS encoding GlxA family transcriptional regulator, which yields MARLPAVGTREVGIVVFNDVLLLDATGPADVFSRANHHQRRADEPDRYRVTAISSFGGEIATSSGLRLQSAALPPPDICAFDTLIVAGGPGVMNAKHDLQLRNWLLAVAPRVRRVGSVCTGAFVLAESGLLDGGPATTHWGYIQRFAHLYPAVRVHEDTLFTRQGKMFTSAGASAGIDLALSLVDEDFGRELALAIARDLVVFRVRAPGQGQQSTALAAYGGSTDRLRRATDFILARLEHGVTVDEVAEHVCLGTRQLARTFKDVFDLSPNQYIRAAQVDLARELLSGTNQSLDKIALRCGFSGRQQMARAFERRLGVSPMSFRTEAA from the coding sequence GTGGCGCGCCTGCCCGCCGTGGGCACTCGGGAAGTCGGGATCGTCGTTTTCAACGACGTCCTGCTGCTCGACGCGACCGGCCCCGCCGACGTGTTCAGCCGGGCCAATCATCACCAGCGCCGTGCCGACGAACCGGATCGTTACCGCGTCACGGCGATTTCCTCGTTCGGCGGCGAGATCGCCACGTCCTCCGGCCTGCGCCTGCAGAGCGCCGCGTTGCCGCCGCCCGACATCTGCGCCTTCGACACGCTGATCGTCGCTGGCGGACCCGGCGTGATGAATGCGAAGCACGACCTGCAGCTCAGGAACTGGCTCCTGGCGGTGGCGCCCCGCGTGCGGCGCGTGGGCTCGGTCTGCACGGGCGCGTTCGTGCTGGCCGAGTCGGGCCTGCTGGATGGCGGGCCGGCGACGACGCATTGGGGATATATCCAACGCTTCGCCCATCTTTATCCGGCGGTGCGCGTGCATGAAGACACGCTGTTCACGCGCCAGGGCAAGATGTTCACGTCGGCCGGCGCTTCCGCCGGCATCGATCTTGCCCTGAGCCTGGTCGACGAGGATTTCGGCAGGGAGCTGGCCCTGGCGATCGCGCGCGATCTGGTGGTGTTCCGCGTGCGAGCGCCGGGACAAGGCCAGCAAAGCACGGCGCTGGCCGCCTACGGCGGTTCCACCGATCGCCTGCGGCGGGCCACCGATTTCATCCTCGCGCGGCTGGAGCATGGCGTGACGGTGGACGAAGTGGCCGAGCACGTCTGCCTGGGCACGCGCCAGCTGGCGCGCACGTTCAAGGACGTATTCGACCTGTCGCCCAACCAATACATCCGGGCGGCCCAGGTGGACCTGGCGCGGGAACTGCTGTCCGGCACGAACCAGTCGCTGGACAAGATCGCGCTGCGCTGCGGCTTTTCCGGGCGGCAGCAAATGGCGCGCGCCTTCGAACGCCGGCTGGGCGTGTCGCCCATGTCGTTCAGGACGGAAGCCGCGTGA
- a CDS encoding sensor histidine kinase, translated as MRLLLRIALVAGALAGMLLLGLLAWSTGNASRLARYYDALLLLNGVVALALFAWVVALTVKLVRQIRRRQFGARLTARFALAFTLIGVVPGALIYTLSVQFMSRSIESWFNVRVDSALESGLNLGRAALDSLLADLDARARSMATELNRSSEANIALTLTRLREANGVQEALVFTGGGRMIAFSTSQYGQLLPELPPATVLNQLRLSRGYSAAEADDPLDRGQGGLHLRVVIPLISPDRFDTLGSAGGEPRWLQLVQPVPDQIAHNANRVQQGFRDYQELALSRLGLRKLYGITLTLALLVSVFTAIAVALSLSKRLVRPLLRLAAGTQAVGIGDYRPLPEPPERDEVGQLTRSFNAMTRQLDEARRMVESNRQQLERSNVYLESVLSNLSSGVLVFDEGFRVTTVNQGAQTILQADLRSVIGRPLETVEGMLPFAQIVRQAFAAHTAVGSERLHWQQQFEIQLSPAASHPAAQQAATLLARGTHLRVDGRGNGYLVVFDDITELMSANRAVAWGEVARRLAHEIKNPLTPIQLSAERLAMKLADRLEPKDRSMLERSTNTIVNQVASLKHMVDDFREFARTPPAVMKRIDFNELVSDVLTLYGWDPVEGLMRDHVNSLNLEVALEPGLPPIEGDPTQLRQVIHNLLANARDAITGQQEGKVRVSTQLTRARQGDGEEQLALRFTVADTGPGFSPQVMQRAFEPYVTTKAHGTGLGLAIVRKIVEEHGGRIDLANRREGGARISILLTRLAGGVDTLDATAQQQDNAATQ; from the coding sequence ATGAGGCTGCTCCTGCGCATCGCCCTGGTCGCGGGTGCGCTGGCCGGCATGCTGCTGCTGGGCCTGCTGGCCTGGTCCACCGGCAATGCCTCGCGCCTGGCGCGCTACTACGACGCGCTGCTGCTGCTGAACGGCGTGGTCGCGCTGGCGCTGTTCGCCTGGGTGGTGGCGCTGACCGTCAAGCTCGTGCGCCAGATCCGGCGGCGCCAGTTCGGCGCACGGCTCACGGCGCGCTTCGCCCTGGCCTTCACGCTGATCGGCGTGGTGCCGGGCGCCCTGATCTACACCTTGTCGGTGCAGTTCATGTCGCGGTCCATCGAGTCCTGGTTCAACGTGCGGGTCGACAGCGCCCTGGAATCCGGCCTGAACCTGGGCCGCGCCGCGCTGGACTCGCTGCTGGCCGACCTGGATGCGCGGGCGCGTTCCATGGCCACGGAACTGAACCGCTCCAGCGAAGCCAACATCGCCTTGACGCTGACCCGCCTGCGCGAAGCCAACGGTGTGCAGGAAGCCCTGGTATTCACGGGCGGCGGCCGCATGATCGCCTTTTCCACCAGCCAGTACGGCCAGTTGCTGCCGGAACTGCCGCCCGCCACGGTGCTGAACCAGTTGCGCCTGTCGCGCGGCTATTCCGCGGCCGAAGCCGACGATCCGCTGGACCGGGGGCAGGGCGGCCTGCACCTGCGGGTGGTGATCCCGCTGATCTCGCCCGACCGCTTCGACACCCTGGGCAGCGCCGGCGGCGAACCCCGCTGGCTGCAACTGGTGCAGCCGGTACCCGACCAGATCGCGCACAACGCCAACCGCGTGCAGCAGGGGTTCCGCGACTACCAGGAGCTGGCGCTGTCGCGGCTGGGCCTGCGCAAGCTCTATGGCATCACCTTGACGCTGGCCCTGCTGGTGTCGGTCTTCACCGCCATCGCCGTCGCGCTGTCGCTGTCCAAGCGGCTGGTGCGTCCGCTGCTGCGCCTGGCCGCCGGCACGCAGGCGGTGGGCATCGGCGATTACCGGCCCCTGCCCGAACCCCCGGAACGTGACGAAGTCGGCCAGCTGACGCGCTCCTTCAATGCCATGACGCGCCAGCTGGACGAAGCGCGCCGCATGGTCGAAAGCAACCGCCAGCAGCTGGAGCGCTCCAACGTCTACCTGGAAAGCGTGCTGTCGAACCTGTCCTCCGGCGTGCTGGTATTCGACGAAGGATTCCGTGTCACCACGGTGAACCAGGGCGCGCAGACCATCCTGCAGGCCGACCTGCGCTCGGTCATCGGCCGGCCCCTGGAAACCGTCGAGGGCATGCTGCCCTTCGCGCAAATCGTCCGGCAGGCCTTTGCCGCGCACACCGCCGTGGGGTCGGAGCGCCTGCACTGGCAGCAGCAGTTCGAAATCCAGCTGAGTCCCGCCGCCAGCCACCCCGCGGCCCAGCAGGCCGCCACGTTGCTGGCGCGCGGCACCCATCTGCGCGTGGATGGCCGGGGCAACGGCTATCTGGTGGTGTTCGACGACATCACCGAACTGATGTCGGCCAACCGCGCCGTCGCCTGGGGCGAAGTCGCGCGCCGACTGGCGCACGAGATCAAGAACCCCCTGACCCCCATCCAGCTGTCGGCGGAACGCCTCGCCATGAAGCTCGCCGACCGCCTGGAGCCCAAGGACAGGAGCATGCTGGAGCGCTCCACCAACACCATCGTCAACCAGGTCGCCTCGCTCAAGCACATGGTCGACGATTTCCGTGAATTCGCGCGTACGCCGCCGGCCGTCATGAAGCGCATCGACTTCAATGAACTGGTCTCCGACGTCCTGACCCTGTACGGCTGGGATCCGGTCGAAGGTCTCATGCGCGATCATGTCAATTCGCTCAATCTGGAAGTCGCCCTGGAGCCCGGCCTGCCGCCCATCGAAGGCGATCCCACGCAATTGCGGCAGGTCATACACAACCTGCTGGCCAATGCGCGCGATGCCATTACCGGCCAGCAGGAGGGCAAGGTCCGCGTGTCCACGCAGCTGACCCGCGCGCGCCAGGGCGATGGCGAAGAGCAATTGGCCCTGCGTTTCACGGTGGCCGATACCGGCCCGGGCTTCTCGCCGCAGGTCATGCAAAGGGCCTTCGAGCCCTACGTGACCACCAAGGCGCACGGGACTGGGTTAGGATTGGCGATCGTCCGCAAGATCGTGGAAGAGCATGGCGGGCGCATCGATCTGGCGAACCGGCGCGAAGGCGGGGCGCGCATTTCGATACTGTTGACCCGCCTGGCGGGCGGGGTCGATACTCTGGACGCAACCGCACAACAACAGGATAATGCGGCTACGCAATAG
- a CDS encoding MipA/OmpV family protein, translated as MAIRSRVLRSRGASFAGRRLHAAWAGLGVWAMLAGGAVRAENSVGLGVGIVPEYAGAKDYRARPVPQLSYERGAFFVGTNDGLPSLGLQTRLAPDWQAGVFAGLRLGRDADDYDRLEGLDDIDTHATAGAFVRWQPGRWRVTATAIQALRSGYGTRVELNGSYAVWQSGPHAVRLGAETTWGSHDDMSTWFGVSSAESARSEAGLGSYSAGAGFRSATLYANWRYALDTQWSLSTTLGVRSLLGDARDSPIVERRTSAFGIVGISYRF; from the coding sequence ATGGCAATCAGATCAAGGGTGCTGCGTTCCCGCGGCGCATCGTTCGCAGGGCGCCGGCTGCACGCCGCCTGGGCGGGGCTGGGCGTGTGGGCCATGCTGGCCGGCGGCGCCGTCCGCGCCGAAAACAGCGTGGGCCTGGGCGTGGGGATCGTACCCGAATACGCCGGCGCCAAGGATTATCGCGCCAGGCCTGTGCCGCAGCTTTCCTACGAGCGCGGCGCATTCTTCGTCGGCACCAACGATGGCCTGCCGTCCCTGGGCCTGCAGACCAGGCTGGCGCCGGACTGGCAGGCCGGCGTGTTCGCGGGTCTGCGGCTGGGGCGGGACGCGGACGATTACGACCGCCTGGAAGGCCTGGACGATATCGACACCCATGCCACCGCGGGCGCTTTCGTGCGCTGGCAGCCGGGCCGCTGGCGCGTGACCGCCACCGCGATCCAGGCCTTGCGGTCGGGCTATGGCACCCGCGTGGAGCTGAACGGATCCTATGCCGTCTGGCAGTCCGGGCCCCACGCCGTGCGGCTGGGCGCGGAGACGACCTGGGGCAGCCATGACGACATGTCGACGTGGTTCGGCGTCAGCAGCGCGGAGTCCGCGCGCAGCGAGGCCGGGCTGGGAAGCTATTCGGCGGGCGCGGGTTTTCGTTCCGCCACGCTGTACGCCAACTGGCGCTACGCCCTGGATACGCAATGGAGCCTGTCCACCACGCTGGGCGTGCGCAGTCTGCTGGGCGACGCGCGCGACAGTCCCATCGTCGAGCGCCGCACCTCGGCCTTTGGCATCGTGGGAATCAGCTATCGGTTCTGA